The DNA segment GGACGGAGGCCGTCTACATCGACAAGGTGGAATCCAGCGCCAGCTCCATCCGCATGGTATCGCGCGTGGGGAGCCGGATCCCCCTTTACTGCTCCGGTGTCGGCAAGGCGCTTTTGGCGGAGCTTTCCGACGAGGAGATCCGCGCCATATGGGAGGCCTCCAGGATCCGCCGTCTGACGCCCTATACGATCACGTCCTTAGACGAGCTCATGGAGCGTGTCGGCGAGGTGCGGAAAAACGGTTTCGCGGTGGACGACGAGGAAAACGAGGAAGGCGTCCGCTGCATCGCGGTCAGCATCCGGGATTACCACAAGGAGCCGGTTTATGCCTTAAGCATTTCGGCTCCGGTGGGACGGATGACGGGGGAACGGATGAAGGAGCTGGAAAGGGACGTGCTGGAATTTAAAAAAGAGCTGGCAAAGAACCTGGGCTTCCGGGGGACAGGCCGGTAGAAAAAGGAGGCGGAGCAATGTTTGACATTCTGATGATCCACGGAGTTGTGATTCCCATGGACGAAGAGCACCGCATTTACCAGGACGGCTACGTTGCCATCACGGGCGATACCATCGCTGCGGTCGGGGACATGCGGGAGCTTTCTGTGCTTCCGGAGGCAAAACGCATCCTGGACGCAGCGGGGAACGCGGTGCTCCCGGGGCTTGTGGACGGCCACGGGCATGCCGGGCACTGCCTTGTAAAAACCATGGGCGAGCATCTGGATTCGGCCTGGGAGCCCATGGCCGAGGAGATTTACTACCGCTGTACGGATGAAGCTTTCTGGTACGCGGAAGGCGCCCTGGCGGCCGCAGAGCGGGTGAAATTCGGCATCACGACAGGCGTTTCCATGATCGGCAACACGCCGCAGATTGATATGCTGGAGCCGTTAGCGGCAAACCTGGAGGCGTCGTCCTCGGTGGGGATCCGCCAGCTAAGCGGCATCGGCTGCGCCAACGGGCCGTGGCCGAAGCATGCCAGGCGGTTTTTAAAGGACGGCACGGTGAAAGAGTATGACGTCACGCCGGACATGGCTTACGAGACGACGAGACGGGCCGTAAGGGAGTTAAACGGAAAATACCCGGCCGCCTCCTGCATCGTGGCTCCCGGCCGCATGGGCAGGCGCCCCGGCGAAAGCGACGAGGCCAACATCCGCCACAACCGCACCATGCATGAAATTGCCATGGAATACGGCACGCCGCTCCATACCCATGCGTTTGGCGGCGACGTGCAGTTCCTCTATGACACGACGCCGGAGGTTTTGCGGGAGACGCTGTCCCTGACCCACAGCACCGGTTACAGCGACAGGGAGCTTGACATCCTGGCGGAGACGGGCGCCTACGTTTTCCATGGGCCGACGACGCGTTCCGCCATACGGAAGTTCTGCCCGGTTTATAAGATGATGAAGCGGGGCGTCCATGTGGCCGTCGTGACAGACGGGACGGCGCCGGACAGGAGCTTTGATATCTGGCGCGACATGAAAAATGTCCAGCTTCTCCAGAGGACAAGCGAAAGCGATACGGACATCCTGCCCTGCGGGAAGGTGCTGGAATTAGTGACAAAAGAACCGGCGAAGGCGCTTGGAATCTGGGATCAGGTGGGTTCCCTGGAGCCGGGAAAGAAGGCGGACGTGATTGTTGTGAACGTCCATCAGCCTCATCTGGCGCCTTTCGGGATCATGCCGGTCCAGCGTCTCGTCTATCATGCCATGGGACAGGACGTGGATACGTCCATCATTGACGGAAAAATCGTGATGGAAAACAGGAAGCTGATGCTTGCGGATGAGGCAAAGATTTTAAAGGATGCCGAGACGGCGTTTTTTGCGATGATGGAGCGGTTCGGAAGACGGGACGTGCTGGAAAACAGCCGCCTTTACGAGCTGGACGGCGGGAAATAAAAAGTGCGCGCGGATGCGCGCACTAGCGTCTGCTCGGATGATAGGGACAGTGGTGCTTAAGGCACTGCTTGTTTTCCGGAGAAAAGCCGCAGCGGATGGTTTCCGGGAGCTCCATGGCGATTCCAAGGTGTTCCTTTGTAAAGAGG comes from the Eubacteriaceae bacterium Marseille-Q4139 genome and includes:
- a CDS encoding IclR family transcriptional regulator is translated as MKEEASKNPIQVAEKIFLVIETLAENGPMGIMELSSSLGYHKSTTHRLVNSLVCLGYIRQDEESLKYSLSLKFLEIGGKILEQTNMAALIHPSLKKLSEQTGETVHLVQREGTEAVYIDKVESSASSIRMVSRVGSRIPLYCSGVGKALLAELSDEEIRAIWEASRIRRLTPYTITSLDELMERVGEVRKNGFAVDDEENEEGVRCIAVSIRDYHKEPVYALSISAPVGRMTGERMKELERDVLEFKKELAKNLGFRGTGR
- a CDS encoding amidohydrolase family protein; the protein is MFDILMIHGVVIPMDEEHRIYQDGYVAITGDTIAAVGDMRELSVLPEAKRILDAAGNAVLPGLVDGHGHAGHCLVKTMGEHLDSAWEPMAEEIYYRCTDEAFWYAEGALAAAERVKFGITTGVSMIGNTPQIDMLEPLAANLEASSSVGIRQLSGIGCANGPWPKHARRFLKDGTVKEYDVTPDMAYETTRRAVRELNGKYPAASCIVAPGRMGRRPGESDEANIRHNRTMHEIAMEYGTPLHTHAFGGDVQFLYDTTPEVLRETLSLTHSTGYSDRELDILAETGAYVFHGPTTRSAIRKFCPVYKMMKRGVHVAVVTDGTAPDRSFDIWRDMKNVQLLQRTSESDTDILPCGKVLELVTKEPAKALGIWDQVGSLEPGKKADVIVVNVHQPHLAPFGIMPVQRLVYHAMGQDVDTSIIDGKIVMENRKLMLADEAKILKDAETAFFAMMERFGRRDVLENSRLYELDGGK